The Aeromicrobium yanjiei genome includes a region encoding these proteins:
- a CDS encoding quinone oxidoreductase family protein — protein sequence MRAIGVTKPGDEDDLEVLDLPVQDPQDGQIRIRVHAATVNPTDTAMIRGAYYRGGDVPTGPHIPGMDLSGVVDALGPGVDRFAVGDRVIAVVAPTSETRGAYQEQIVLPAEQVVPAPAGADDAAASTLLMNALTARLALDEMAVPAGGTVAVTGAAGSFGGYVVQLAKADGLRVVADAKEGEEDLVRELGADIVVPRGDDVAANIRAAVPEGVDGLADGAVQIDKTLDAIKDGGALATIRGWDGPAERGISVHPIWVFSAIGHTDKLDRLRQQAEDGTLTLRVATTFPAEQAAEAHKLLAGGGVRGRIVLDFN from the coding sequence ATGAGAGCTATCGGAGTGACCAAGCCCGGCGACGAGGACGACCTCGAGGTGCTCGACCTTCCTGTGCAGGATCCGCAGGACGGTCAGATCCGCATCCGCGTCCACGCCGCGACCGTCAACCCCACCGACACCGCGATGATCCGCGGCGCCTACTACCGCGGCGGCGACGTGCCGACCGGTCCACACATCCCGGGCATGGACCTGTCCGGCGTCGTCGACGCCCTCGGGCCAGGAGTCGACCGGTTCGCGGTCGGCGACCGCGTGATCGCCGTGGTCGCTCCCACCAGCGAGACGCGTGGCGCCTACCAGGAGCAGATCGTGCTGCCTGCCGAGCAGGTCGTCCCCGCGCCCGCCGGTGCCGACGACGCGGCGGCATCGACCCTGCTCATGAACGCTCTCACCGCGCGCCTGGCCCTCGACGAGATGGCCGTCCCCGCCGGCGGCACCGTCGCCGTCACCGGTGCGGCCGGGTCGTTCGGCGGATACGTCGTGCAGCTGGCCAAGGCCGACGGTCTGCGGGTCGTTGCGGACGCCAAGGAGGGCGAGGAGGATCTCGTCCGCGAGCTCGGCGCCGACATCGTCGTCCCCCGCGGCGACGACGTGGCCGCCAACATCCGCGCCGCCGTGCCCGAGGGCGTCGACGGCCTGGCCGACGGCGCCGTACAGATCGACAAGACGCTCGACGCCATCAAGGACGGCGGGGCGCTGGCGACCATCCGCGGGTGGGACGGTCCGGCCGAACGCGGCATCTCAGTGCACCCCATCTGGGTCTTCTCCGCCATCGGCCACACCGACAAGCTCGACCGACTCCGTCAGCAGGCCGAGGACGGCACGCTGACGTTGCGAGTGGCCACGACCTTCCCGGCGGAGCAGGCAGCGGAGGCCCACAAGCTGCTGGCCGGCGGCGGGGTGCGTGGTCGCATCGTGCTCGACTTCAACTAG